In the genome of Nocardioides seonyuensis, one region contains:
- a CDS encoding MaoC/PaaZ C-terminal domain-containing protein — translation MTPGDVLAPQVFAVTRADLVRYAEASGDHNPIHQDDDVARSVGLPGVIAHGMYTLALVGRAVAGWTGGAEVVELGAKFIAPVVVPAEGAAEVVVSGTVKSAGESLVTLALEVRCGDAKVLGMPKAVVRA, via the coding sequence ATGACGCCCGGAGACGTCCTGGCGCCCCAGGTGTTCGCCGTCACCCGTGCCGACCTCGTCCGTTACGCAGAGGCCAGCGGCGACCACAACCCCATCCACCAGGACGACGACGTCGCTCGAAGCGTCGGCCTGCCCGGCGTGATCGCCCACGGCATGTACACGTTGGCGCTGGTCGGCCGTGCCGTCGCCGGGTGGACCGGCGGGGCGGAGGTGGTCGAGCTCGGCGCCAAGTTCATCGCCCCGGTCGTGGTGCCGGCCGAGGGTGCGGCCGAGGTGGTGGTGTCGGGGACCGTCAAGTCGGCCGGCGAGAGCCTCGTGACGCTGGCGCTCGAGGTGCGCTGCGGCGACGCGAAGGTGCTCGGCATGCCCAAGGCGGTCGTGCGTGCCTGA
- a CDS encoding FAS1-like dehydratase domain-containing protein, producing the protein MPVDPSLLERDRPATAPTTVTEEGVRAFAAAIGSSYDGTVPPTWPITLAFDAMMAFLEDEQIDLHRIVHGEQRFTYERPIVVGDVLTARLRVVGLRQIGGADIIGTTSEIRDADDELVCLGRATLVHGGGA; encoded by the coding sequence ATGCCTGTCGACCCCTCGCTGCTGGAGCGCGACCGTCCGGCCACCGCGCCCACGACGGTGACCGAGGAGGGGGTCCGGGCGTTCGCCGCGGCGATCGGGTCGTCGTACGACGGCACCGTGCCGCCCACCTGGCCGATCACGCTCGCCTTCGACGCGATGATGGCCTTCCTCGAGGACGAGCAGATCGACCTGCACCGCATCGTCCACGGGGAGCAGCGGTTCACCTACGAGCGGCCGATCGTCGTCGGAGACGTGCTGACCGCGCGCCTGCGCGTCGTGGGGCTGCGGCAGATCGGCGGCGCCGACATCATCGGGACCACCTCGGAGATCCGCGACGCAGACGACGAGCTGGTGTGCCTGGGGCGCGCGACCCTGGTCCACGGGGGAGGAGCCTGA
- the rpmG gene encoding 50S ribosomal protein L33 — MASKSSDVRPKITLACVDCKERNYITKKNRRNDPDRIELAKFCPRCRKHTAHKETR, encoded by the coding sequence GTGGCCAGCAAGAGCTCTGACGTTCGCCCCAAGATCACGCTTGCGTGCGTGGACTGCAAGGAGCGCAACTACATCACCAAGAAGAACCGTCGCAACGACCCCGACCGCATCGAGCTGGCGAAGTTCTGCCCGCGCTGCCGCAAGCACACGGCGCACAAGGAAACCCGCTGA
- a CDS encoding amidase, translating into MTRVHAFAEDALAELDAVGLHDAYRDGLSVADVVEAAIARADAVDEKLGAIAHRAFDRAREEAAHPRGGFFSGVPTFLKDNVDVAGMPTQHGTDAFVARPASADGDFARMYLATGLLPLGKTRLSEFGFSGAVDHLRQGPVRSPWHLDHYAGASSAGSAALVAAGVVPLAHANDGGGSIRIPASVNGLVGLKPTRGRLAQDAMMREMPVRIVSDGVVSRSVRDTAAFYREAEKVWRNPRLAPVGDITRPGRARLRIALVTQGVGRDSTPEVRELTLKTGALLESLGHRVEEIDNPVPGFFADHFVLYWSMLALAITARGRKDFGPTWDPGKLDNLTVGLSRHCRRNLHKLPLAMATLASSKHLAARHHQQYDVTLTPTLATETPLVGHLRPDQDYDQIMDRLMDWVAFTPLANATGEPAISLPLATTAQGLPQGMMLNAGRGREARLLELAYELEQAVPWQQIHVD; encoded by the coding sequence ATGACCCGTGTGCACGCATTCGCCGAAGACGCCCTCGCCGAGCTCGACGCCGTCGGCCTCCACGATGCCTACCGCGACGGGCTCTCGGTGGCCGACGTCGTCGAGGCGGCGATCGCGCGTGCCGACGCGGTCGACGAGAAGCTCGGCGCCATCGCCCACCGCGCCTTCGACCGGGCCCGCGAGGAGGCCGCCCACCCACGCGGCGGGTTCTTCTCCGGGGTCCCGACGTTCCTCAAGGACAACGTCGACGTGGCCGGCATGCCCACCCAGCACGGCACCGACGCCTTCGTCGCCCGACCGGCGAGTGCCGACGGCGACTTCGCCCGCATGTACCTCGCCACCGGTCTGCTGCCGCTGGGCAAGACGCGGCTGAGCGAGTTCGGCTTCAGTGGCGCTGTGGACCACCTGCGTCAGGGGCCGGTGCGCTCGCCCTGGCACCTCGACCACTACGCCGGCGCCTCGTCGGCCGGCTCCGCCGCCCTCGTCGCGGCCGGTGTCGTACCTCTCGCCCACGCCAACGACGGGGGCGGCTCCATCCGCATCCCGGCCTCCGTCAACGGGCTCGTCGGCCTCAAGCCCACCCGAGGGCGGCTGGCCCAGGACGCCATGATGCGCGAGATGCCGGTGCGGATCGTGAGCGACGGCGTGGTCAGCAGGAGCGTGCGAGACACGGCGGCGTTCTACCGCGAGGCCGAGAAGGTCTGGCGGAACCCGCGCCTGGCCCCGGTCGGCGACATCACCCGGCCCGGCCGGGCCCGGCTCAGGATCGCGCTGGTCACCCAGGGCGTGGGGCGTGACTCGACCCCGGAGGTGCGGGAGCTCACCCTCAAGACCGGCGCGCTGCTGGAGTCGCTCGGGCACAGGGTCGAGGAGATCGACAACCCGGTCCCCGGGTTCTTCGCCGACCACTTCGTCCTCTACTGGTCGATGCTCGCCCTCGCGATCACCGCGCGCGGCCGCAAGGACTTCGGACCCACCTGGGATCCCGGCAAGCTCGACAACCTCACCGTCGGGCTGTCCCGCCACTGCCGTCGCAACCTCCACAAGCTCCCGCTGGCGATGGCCACGCTGGCGAGCAGCAAGCATCTCGCGGCCCGCCACCACCAGCAGTACGACGTCACCCTGACGCCGACCCTGGCCACCGAGACGCCCCTCGTCGGACACCTCAGGCCCGACCAGGACTACGACCAGATCATGGACCGGCTGATGGACTGGGTGGCCTTCACGCCGCTCGCCAACGCCACCGGTGAGCCCGCGATCTCGCTGCCGCTGGCGACCACCGCACAGGGCCTTCCCCAAGGCATGATGCTCAACGCCGGGCGCGGTCGCGAGGCTCGGCTGCTCGAGCTCGCCTACGAGCTGGAGCAGGCCGTTCCCTGGCAGCAGATCCACGTGGACTGA
- a CDS encoding DNA-3-methyladenine glycosylase I: MTQPVIGEDGLARCPWAAGDPVNMAYHDEEWGMPVEGEAAHLERLTLEAFQSGLSWLTILNKRPAFREVFAGFDADTVASYDVHDIERLMAETRIVRNRRKIEAAVANARATVALRERGGLVDLLWSFRPAESPAPRGTSEQVASTVESTALSKALKEAGFAHVGPTTMHALMQAVGIIDDHLVGCHRRGCASLPR, translated from the coding sequence ATGACCCAGCCAGTGATCGGCGAGGACGGCCTCGCACGCTGCCCGTGGGCGGCCGGCGACCCCGTCAACATGGCCTACCACGACGAGGAGTGGGGGATGCCGGTCGAGGGAGAGGCGGCCCATCTCGAGCGCCTGACGCTCGAGGCGTTCCAGTCCGGGCTGTCGTGGTTGACGATCCTCAACAAGCGTCCCGCGTTCCGCGAGGTCTTCGCGGGCTTCGACGCCGACACCGTGGCGTCGTACGACGTCCACGACATCGAGCGCCTGATGGCGGAGACGCGCATCGTGCGCAACCGCCGCAAGATCGAGGCGGCCGTGGCCAACGCGCGCGCCACGGTCGCGCTGCGCGAGCGCGGCGGCCTGGTCGACCTGCTCTGGTCGTTCCGCCCCGCCGAGTCTCCGGCACCGCGGGGCACCAGCGAGCAGGTCGCCTCCACCGTCGAGAGCACGGCGCTGAGCAAGGCGCTGAAGGAGGCCGGCTTCGCACACGTCGGACCGACCACGATGCATGCGCTGATGCAGGCGGTCGGGATCATCGACGACCACCTGGTGGGTTGCCACCGTCGTGGCTGCGCCTCCCTACCGCGCTGA